AAATGCTCAAGTTCATCTTCATAGGCATGTTGAACAAACTCTCTATTTAATTCATCAGGAGCCTCTTTAAGTAAACGTGCATAAAAATTTGCAGCTGTTGCTTCATCAACTATAGCTTTGTGTACATTCTTTATTAATTGAGGCTGAGACTGGTCCCCAAGCAATGGCGAATAGGGGATATTGAACTTTGCTTTTGATGGGCTCATATTTCTATCCATTTTGTCTTGGATAGGTAATCCGTAGGGGTAATAATAATGACTCATGGTTTTCCTCTCCTTACAATAAAATTCCCACATGTTAGCCTATGTAAGAATAGTTGGGGAGGTAACCATTTT
This is a stretch of genomic DNA from Bacillaceae bacterium S4-13-56. It encodes these proteins:
- a CDS encoding ferritin-like domain-containing protein encodes the protein MSHYYYPYGLPIQDKMDRNMSPSKAKFNIPYSPLLGDQSQPQLIKNVHKAIVDEATAANFYARLLKEAPDELNREFVQHAYEDELEHLQAFIQLYIHLTGRQPEYQMKQIQYSHYKEGILKALKDELEAVEFYRDVKLSTCDPLVQDTFFFAMVDELEHGTQFGVLLNML